In the Pseudonocardia cypriaca genome, one interval contains:
- a CDS encoding aminoglycoside phosphotransferase family protein, whose protein sequence is MISRDGAPGAAARRSMHTDQLAVSPETVRALVHEQFPEWALLPITAVNSEGTVNAIFRIGDRLVARFPLRPGDVDETRRTLVAEADAARELGRHTRFPVPAPVALGRPGQGYPLPWSVQTWLPGATATAEDGGASAGFAHDLAELIADVRGIDTRGRTFPGHGRGGDLRSQDAWMETCFRHSAHLLDVPRLRRLWGRLRELPRAAPDVMNHGDLVPGNVLVSGGRLAGVLDVGGLTPADPALDLVGAWHLLDAGVRPLLRTQLGCDDLEWERGKAWAFAQAMGLVWYYLDSNPSMSELGRRTLDRLLEDEATVRG, encoded by the coding sequence GTGATCAGCAGGGATGGCGCACCCGGCGCGGCCGCGCGCCGATCGATGCACACCGACCAGCTGGCCGTCTCGCCCGAGACGGTCCGCGCGCTGGTCCACGAGCAGTTCCCCGAGTGGGCGCTGCTGCCGATCACGGCGGTGAACTCCGAGGGCACGGTCAACGCGATCTTCCGGATCGGTGACCGGCTCGTGGCGCGGTTCCCGCTCCGGCCCGGCGACGTCGACGAGACGCGGCGGACGCTCGTCGCCGAAGCGGACGCCGCGCGCGAGCTGGGCCGCCACACCCGGTTCCCGGTGCCCGCGCCGGTGGCGCTGGGCCGGCCGGGGCAGGGCTACCCGCTCCCGTGGTCGGTGCAGACCTGGCTGCCCGGGGCGACCGCCACCGCCGAGGACGGCGGCGCGTCGGCCGGGTTCGCCCACGATCTGGCCGAGCTCATCGCCGACGTCCGCGGCATCGACACCCGGGGCCGGACGTTCCCGGGGCACGGCCGGGGTGGCGACCTGCGCTCCCAGGACGCGTGGATGGAGACCTGTTTCCGGCACAGCGCGCACCTGCTCGACGTCCCCCGGCTGCGCCGGCTCTGGGGCCGCCTCCGCGAGCTGCCACGCGCCGCCCCGGACGTCATGAACCACGGGGACCTCGTCCCCGGGAACGTGCTGGTGTCCGGCGGGCGACTGGCCGGCGTGCTCGACGTCGGCGGCCTGACGCCTGCCGACCCGGCCCTCGACCTCGTCGGCGCCTGGCACCTGCTCGACGCGGGCGTCCGCCCGCTGCTCCGCACCCAACTCGGGTGCGACGACCTCGAGTGGGAGCGCGGCAAGGCGTGGGCGTTCGCGCAGGCGATGGGGCTCGTCTGGTACTACCTCGACAGCAACCCGAGCATGAGCGAACTGGGCCGGCGCACGCTCGACCGCCTCCTCGAGGACGAGGCGACCGTTCGCGGGTGA
- a CDS encoding serine hydrolase domain-containing protein, with amino-acid sequence MQILRWTAAAMVVTVAACGVGVEAGDGPDQAALQRGADAIRDLGVTGVHARLVTEGGEHIVVTSGVTDTTSNEEVDPDGYFRIGSDTKPFVATVVLQLVGEGALSLDDAVERHLPGVVTGNGNDGNAITVRHLLQHTSGIHDDDPGHDTPQPYLERRFHPFPPEELVARAMRHPPDFAPGTAWAYSNTGYLLLGMIVERLTGHPWYEEADARILQPLELEQTVWPGADPRLPEPHARGYQRFAPEGPLWDVTELVEANAAHGMVSTTADLNRFYRSLLDGTLLGSAQLAQAQQTVPVNEEVEQVWPGGRYGLGLRARPLSCGGVYWGHSGGVTGYITEGGVTPDGARSVIVSMSSALAGSAESAIHQQQAADRLVDDALCGGRQRE; translated from the coding sequence ATGCAGATCTTGCGCTGGACGGCAGCTGCGATGGTCGTCACCGTGGCCGCCTGCGGCGTGGGCGTGGAGGCCGGCGACGGCCCAGATCAGGCCGCACTCCAACGGGGCGCCGATGCCATCCGCGACCTCGGTGTCACCGGCGTCCACGCCCGCCTGGTCACCGAGGGCGGCGAGCACATCGTCGTGACCAGCGGCGTCACCGACACCACGAGCAACGAGGAGGTGGACCCCGATGGGTACTTCCGGATCGGCAGCGACACCAAACCCTTCGTGGCCACCGTGGTGCTGCAGCTGGTGGGCGAGGGCGCGCTCTCCTTGGACGACGCCGTCGAGCGGCACCTTCCCGGCGTGGTTACCGGCAACGGCAACGACGGCAACGCCATCACGGTCCGCCACCTCCTGCAGCACACCAGCGGCATCCACGACGACGACCCCGGCCACGACACGCCCCAGCCGTATCTCGAGCGCCGCTTCCACCCCTTCCCGCCGGAGGAGCTGGTCGCCCGGGCCATGAGGCACCCGCCCGACTTCGCGCCGGGAACGGCGTGGGCGTACAGCAACACCGGCTACCTCCTGCTCGGCATGATCGTCGAGCGCCTCACCGGGCACCCCTGGTACGAGGAGGCCGATGCGCGGATCCTGCAGCCACTGGAGCTGGAGCAGACGGTCTGGCCGGGTGCGGATCCCCGCCTCCCCGAGCCGCACGCACGGGGCTACCAGCGGTTCGCGCCGGAGGGCCCGCTGTGGGACGTCACGGAGCTCGTCGAGGCGAACGCCGCCCACGGCATGGTCTCCACCACGGCCGACCTCAACCGGTTCTACCGCTCCCTCCTCGACGGCACCCTCCTCGGCTCTGCGCAGCTGGCGCAGGCCCAGCAGACCGTCCCGGTGAACGAGGAGGTGGAGCAGGTCTGGCCGGGTGGCCGCTACGGGTTGGGCCTGCGCGCGCGGCCGCTGTCGTGCGGCGGCGTCTACTGGGGCCACAGCGGCGGCGTGACCGGCTACATCACCGAGGGCGGCGTGACACCCGACGGCGCCCGCAGCGTCATCGTCTCCATGTCCAGCGCGCTGGCCGGCTCGGCCGAGAGCGCCATCCACCAGCAGCAGGCCGCCGACCGGCTCGTCGACGACGCTCTGTGCGGGGGCCGGCAGCGCGAATGA
- a CDS encoding alpha-L-rhamnosidase gives MVLSAEQILVPWPEEPLASRERATVRVRVQGTDRSWSMWSPETEIETGLLEPSGWVARPVGGAWPEDLDSDDRRPALVRRAFDVTGGIVSARVYASAHGLYELEINGTRVGDDVLSPGWTVYPKRLRYYTYDVTGLLRAGENVIGGWLGDGWYRGRLGWRGGFRNLFGSDLSLIAQLEIRYADGRTQTVATDADWLAATGPIVRTGNYDGEDYDARDERPGWSSPGLDPAGWTPVAVRDRDPATLVAPTGPPVRCTEEIAPVAVLTTPSGKRVLDFGQNLVGRLRIRVHGERGAKVVIRTAEVLQDGELYQRPLRDARSTDTYVLAGRPGGEEWEPRFTFHGFRYAEVEGPADLDAIARVLHSDLERTGWFTCSDPLLERLHENVVWSMRGNFVDIPTDCPQRDERVGWTGDLQVFAPTAAFLFDVTGMLSSWLQDVAAEQLPDGTVPWYVPVIPAHEVWTPIRPGAAWGDVATLTPWVLYERTGDSGLLEAQYGSARAWVDLVDRLAGEDHLWDSGFQLGDWLDPSAPPDDPAAGQTDKYLVATAYFAASSRAVARMATVLGREEDAAHYEKLADAVGEAFCAAYVLPDGRMVSDSQTAYSLAIGFDLLPSEDARAAAGARLAELVAAAGNRIATGFVGTPLVTDALSSTGELATAYDLLLGRECPSWLYPVTQGATTIWERWDSLLPDGRVNPGSMTSFNHYALGAVADWLHRVVAGLAPLAPGYCEVRFAPRPGGGLTRAAARHRSPYGMVGISWELVDGTLTVDTELPTGTTGVLDLDGEPPHALGPGKHRHTVTIAAGTS, from the coding sequence GTGGTGCTCTCGGCCGAGCAGATCCTGGTGCCGTGGCCGGAGGAACCGCTCGCCTCCCGGGAGCGCGCCACCGTCCGGGTCCGGGTGCAGGGCACCGACCGGTCCTGGTCGATGTGGAGCCCGGAGACGGAGATCGAGACGGGGCTGCTCGAGCCGTCCGGCTGGGTGGCCCGCCCGGTCGGCGGCGCGTGGCCGGAGGACCTCGACTCCGACGACCGGCGCCCCGCGCTCGTGCGCCGCGCCTTCGACGTCACCGGCGGCATCGTGAGCGCGCGCGTCTACGCCAGCGCGCACGGCCTCTACGAGCTGGAGATCAACGGCACCCGCGTCGGCGACGACGTCCTCTCACCGGGCTGGACCGTCTATCCGAAGCGGCTGCGCTACTACACCTACGACGTCACGGGCCTGCTCCGCGCCGGGGAGAACGTGATCGGCGGCTGGCTCGGCGACGGCTGGTACCGCGGGCGGCTCGGCTGGCGTGGCGGGTTCCGCAACCTGTTCGGCTCCGACCTCTCCCTCATCGCCCAGCTGGAGATCCGGTACGCCGACGGCCGCACGCAGACAGTCGCCACCGATGCCGACTGGCTCGCCGCGACCGGTCCGATCGTCCGCACGGGCAACTACGACGGCGAGGACTACGACGCCCGCGACGAGCGACCCGGCTGGTCGAGCCCCGGTCTCGACCCCGCGGGCTGGACGCCCGTCGCCGTCCGCGACCGCGACCCGGCCACCCTCGTCGCCCCGACCGGCCCGCCCGTGCGGTGCACGGAGGAGATCGCACCCGTCGCCGTGCTGACCACGCCGAGCGGTAAGCGGGTGCTCGACTTCGGGCAGAACCTGGTCGGACGACTCCGGATCCGGGTGCACGGCGAACGCGGCGCGAAGGTGGTGATCCGCACCGCCGAGGTGCTGCAGGACGGCGAGCTGTACCAGCGACCGCTGCGCGACGCGCGGTCCACCGACACCTACGTCCTCGCCGGGCGACCCGGTGGCGAGGAGTGGGAGCCGCGGTTCACCTTCCACGGCTTCCGGTACGCCGAGGTCGAGGGGCCTGCCGACCTCGACGCGATCGCGCGCGTCCTCCATTCCGACCTGGAGCGCACCGGCTGGTTCACCTGCTCCGACCCCCTGCTGGAGCGGCTGCACGAGAACGTCGTGTGGAGCATGCGCGGGAACTTCGTCGACATCCCCACCGACTGCCCGCAGCGTGACGAGCGGGTCGGTTGGACCGGCGACCTGCAGGTCTTCGCGCCGACGGCCGCGTTCCTCTTCGACGTGACCGGGATGCTCTCCTCGTGGCTGCAGGACGTCGCGGCCGAGCAGCTGCCCGACGGCACCGTGCCGTGGTACGTGCCGGTGATCCCGGCCCACGAGGTGTGGACGCCGATCCGGCCGGGCGCCGCGTGGGGCGACGTCGCCACGCTGACGCCGTGGGTGCTCTACGAGCGCACCGGCGACTCCGGGCTGCTGGAGGCCCAGTACGGCTCCGCCAGGGCCTGGGTCGACCTCGTCGACCGGCTGGCGGGCGAGGACCACCTCTGGGACAGCGGCTTCCAGCTCGGCGACTGGCTCGACCCGTCGGCGCCCCCGGACGACCCGGCCGCCGGGCAGACCGACAAGTACCTCGTCGCCACCGCCTACTTCGCGGCGTCGAGCCGCGCGGTGGCGCGGATGGCCACCGTGCTCGGCCGGGAGGAGGACGCCGCCCACTACGAGAAGCTCGCGGACGCCGTCGGAGAGGCGTTCTGCGCGGCGTACGTGCTGCCGGATGGGCGGATGGTCAGCGACTCCCAGACCGCCTACTCCCTGGCCATCGGCTTCGACCTGCTGCCCTCCGAGGACGCCCGCGCCGCCGCGGGGGCCCGCCTGGCCGAGCTGGTGGCCGCGGCCGGGAACCGGATCGCGACCGGCTTCGTCGGCACCCCGCTCGTCACCGACGCCTTGAGCTCCACCGGCGAGCTGGCCACCGCCTACGACCTGCTGCTCGGACGGGAGTGCCCGTCGTGGCTCTACCCGGTGACGCAGGGCGCCACCACGATCTGGGAGCGCTGGGACAGCCTCCTGCCCGACGGCCGCGTCAACCCGGGCTCGATGACCTCGTTCAACCACTACGCCCTCGGCGCGGTGGCCGACTGGCTGCACCGGGTGGTCGCGGGCCTCGCGCCCCTCGCCCCCGGCTACTGCGAGGTGCGCTTCGCGCCGCGGCCGGGCGGCGGCCTCACCCGCGCCGCGGCCCGGCACCGGTCGCCGTACGGGATGGTGGGCATCAGCTGGGAGCTGGTCGACGGCACGCTCACCGTCGACACGGAGCTGCCGACCGGCACCACCGGCGTGCTGGACCTCGACGGCGAGCCACCGCACGCACTGGGCCCCGGCAAGCACCGCCACACGGTCACGATCGCCGCCGGGACGTCGTGA